A single window of Lytechinus variegatus isolate NC3 chromosome 8, Lvar_3.0, whole genome shotgun sequence DNA harbors:
- the LOC121419717 gene encoding leucine-rich repeat and immunoglobulin-like domain-containing nogo receptor-interacting protein 2, which yields MASISSIHSNAFTGLKSLKFLDLSGNYLTKIHPDSLKGLWTLETVDLFENSLVYLDSGVFSNNQNLSRLILSGNQLAFFNQSTFDPVISSLLYIDISHNQIACDCDLMWLVRLVISTPAVNLLQKDKTICGIASLEPLRDKPFLDFNPTELCGFNFYIVCLPSIAVISLIATIMLVYHFRWQLRRWLFLLKLAAFGYMEVRDPRDHDDYEYDLNVIFHEDDEAWVREHLRVVIEKRLPQFNRKVYGDADLVAGMHYLEAVDYAVTRSYKTVVVLSRAAIKDRWFMLKFRTAIDHVTDTQTEFVLLLFLEDILGEELPFLVRLCLSDGRPYVHWPEDIRGREYFFDELTARLTVNLKTNDLIPNE from the coding sequence ATGGCTAGTATCTCAAGTATCCATTCTAACGCATTCACAGGATTAAAATCTCTCAAATTTCTAGACTTAAGTGGAAACTATCTTACGAAAATCCATCCTGATTCACTAAAGGGCTTATGGACATTAGAGACCGTGGATCTATTTGAAAATAGTTTGGTATACCTTGACAGTGGTGTGTTTTCCAATAACCAAAATTTATCTCGCCTCATCCTGTCGGGAAATCAATTagcattttttaatcaaagtacTTTTGACCCTGTTATATCTTCGCTTTTGTATATTGACATATCCCATAACCAAATCGCATGTGATTGCGATTTAATGTGGCTTGTCCGTTTGGTCATTAGTACACCTGCAGTAAATCTTCTTCAAAAGGATAAAACGATTTGTGGTATAGCATCGTTAGAGCCACTCAGAGACAAGCCTTTCCTAGACTTCAACCCCACTGAACTGTGTGGTTTCAACTTCTACATCGTCTGTTTGCCTTCAATTGCTGTCATTTCCTTGATAGCAACCATTATGTTAGTTTATCATTTTCGATGGCAGTTACGACGCTGGCTCTTTCTTCTAAAACTGGCCGCATTTGGTTACATGGAGGTGCGAGATCCTCGAGACCATGACGATTACGAGTACGACTTGAATGTCATTTTCCACGAAGATGACGAAGCATGGGTCCGGGAACATCTTCGAGTGGTCATAGAAAAACGGCTTCCACAGTTCAATAGGAAGGTATATGGTGATGCCGATCTTGTCGCAGGAATGCATTACTTAGAGGCGGTCGACTATGCGGTTACCCGGAGTTACAAGACGGTCGTAGTGCTCAGTAGGGCCGCTATCAAGGATCGTTGGTTCATGCTCAAGTTCAGAACGGCTATTGACCACGTGACGGATACCCAGACTGAGTTTGTCCTTTTGTTATTCCTGGAAGACATCCTTGGCGAAGAACTACCTTTCTTAGTTAGGTTGTGCCTTAGTGACGGCAGGCCGTACGTACATTGGCCTGAAGACATTAGAGGACGGGAATATTTCTTCGATGAATTGACAGCAAGGTTGACCGTTAATCTAAAGACAAATGATTTGATTCCCAATGAATGA
- the LOC121419716 gene encoding toll-like receptor 4: protein MSNIPSKAFAGLESLKNLDLSRNYIAKLHPDSLNGLSKLESVDLSENRLLYLDSDVFSNNQNISRLILSRNQLTFFNQNTFYPIRSSLLYIDLSWNQIACDCELSWLVRWVISTPTLKLLQGDNTVCGIASLEPFRDKPFLDFNPTKLCGFNVNLVCLPLIVVISLVATIILVYNFRWQLRRWLFLLKLAALGYIEARDPREHDHYEYDLNIIFHEDDEAWVREHLRVVIEERLPQFQRKVCGDGDLVAGMYYLEAIDYAVTRSYKTVVVLSRAAIKDRWFMLKFRTAIDHVTDTQTEYVVLLFLEDIPGEELPFLVRLCLSDGRPYVHWPEDIRGREYFCDELIAKLTINLKTNDLIPNE, encoded by the coding sequence ATGTCAAATATTCCTTCTAAAGCCTTTGCTGGGTTGGAATCTCTCAAAAATTTAGACTTAAGTCGAAATTATATTGCGAAACTCCATCCTGATTCACTGAATGGCTTATCGAAATTAGAAAGCGTTGATCTATCTGAAAATAGGTTGTTATATCTTGACAGTGATGTGTTTTCAAATAACCAAAATATATCTCGCCTTATCTTGTCCCGAAAtcaattaacattttttaatcaaaataccTTTTACCCAATAAGGTCTTCGCTTCTGTATATTGATTTGTCGTGGAACCAAATCGCATGCGATTGTGAGTTAAGTTGGCTTGTCCGTTGGGTTATTAGTACACCTACACTTAAGCTTCTTCAAGGGGATAACACGGTTTGTGGTATAGCATCGTTAGAGCCATTCAGAGACAAACCTTTCCTAGACTTCAATCCCACTAAACTGTGTGGCTTCAATGTCAACTTGGTTTGTTTGCCTTTAATTGTTGTCATTTCCTTGGTGGCAACCATTATTTTAGTATATAATTTTCGATGGCAATTACGACGCTGGCTCTTTCTTCTAAAACTGGCCGCATTGGGTTATATAGAGGCGCGAGACCCTCGGGAACATGATCATTACGAGTACGACTTGAATATCATTTTCCACGAAGACGACGAAGCATGGGTCCGGGAACATCTCCGAGTGGTCATTGAGGAACGGCTTCCGCAGTTCCAGAGGAAGGTGTGCGGAGATGGCGATCTTGTCGCAGGTATGTATTATTTAGAGGCGATTGACTATGCGGTTACCAGGAGTTACAAGACGGTCGTTGTGCTCAGTAGGGCCGCTATCAAGGATCGTTGGTTCATGCTCAAGTTCAGAACGGCTATTGACCACGTGACGGATACACAGACTGAGTATGTCGTTTTGTTATTCCTAGAAGACATCCCTGGCGAAGAACTACCATTCTTAGTAAGGTTGTGCCTTAGTGATGGCAGGCCGTACGT
- the LOC121420476 gene encoding sushi domain-containing protein 2-like yields MENDRNGLKESQYYKRIYGGFLRAISSGTKMAKGIFVLICCCLGAVQVMAQTQRYFYPFGEGNRDDYLRQSNDVASPAIELRWGIPFYNEKYWKMFVNDNGVLSFDNQYTKYDEAQPVFPIGPDMEETTDRERILIAPFWGNVDMTTRGYVYFRQSTEQELLDRAAGEIHTAFVEWDDFQPKVLVIATWVEVGFYGIADGFNLRNSFQCIIASDEFETFAIFIYDQIDWTSGTESNGGPTTGIGGTPAQVGFNAGDGSKSFSHQYSRDNTFLKNLVTESNIEIPGLWVYYISSVSVDIGGCTTAGEVKTFPRFDSMLGHQFLYIQGPCFTLEDDIWLQFGPQEDPIALTNCTWMSSQRAWCVVPTFFQVGRIETRVSNNDAITFPYTGVFDIVDIGDVPAGIKRINPHSESWMLADRKVAIEWDPSLINYTQINIDLLTYSETDGVPSWEETEDIEHDAPNTGRYEWIPEPVGSITPENAVGVIRITRRYKRSLFAIWSDVHWLGYMMNDKYQRNPGAYSNLQCEIWNEKMDNEPVWNYDQDLNPCPCDLSQALADRARFRPLDFCDMSTAGFDDDEDYCFLREGIKHCVINIINSPQNADSVCCYDYEENLVYAGDSFSGSFSHRVTVNGVPPYNAPKAVPVLSTWINDIIPYYTCCVWGDLCEYYQYHRPTRDCRWYDAPRMAVVFGDPHFVTFDGVEYSFNGKGEWTLMRSTTGAQNRFTLQGRTEQMLDWQGNIVQATRVTSVAMKEEDRENIEIQHSSKTILQVVYQGQYLKIDTQTRLALDGFYLSFPKIYEGGNVTQVIVTFQDSEIGIVINGTAEGMFIQVVIPDEFKGYVEGLMGNWDEVPDNDLTSNGGTSVDPNATAEVIYNQFAKSWEINPAESLFLYDQGKNHDFFQDNDFVPAFNPPDGNLPTYLDTQVIVDTCDGNTYCIYDIQSTGFLQLGKATKKAYDDYKQAQRALRDVVTCQYIRTPKNGTKTFLRERNHKVGSELEFRCDDDFIPIGPEYRVCQPSGDWSGGAQEDDIVNECLESLLCGGLETPIHGSISAVDAAPERIEVSYSCDIGYERYGNQYRHCRQEFEHWSGYKPGCYQQLNPLELAMAIVGGVVGAVLIVAAAIFIFVWAARKDRKDDRLKREKEMFSDIEMKTTPQTQSGYHRGPPPVEKSGLQYGAGTSRDPSPYRATPDPSQYRPVAQHQAPYPPAGGHPAHPPANYPPPAPLTLQAEVEQENKGYASETWA; encoded by the exons ATGGAAAATGATAGAAACGGTCTGAAGGAGTCCCAATACTATAAGAGGATATACGGTGGATTTCTTCGTGCAATATCATCAGGAACCAAGATGGCGAAAGGGATTTTCGTCCTAATATGCTGCTGTCTTGGTGCAGTTCAAGTAATGGCACAAACTCAGCGGT ATTTTTATCCTTTCGGAGAAGGAAATCGTGATGATTATTTGAGACAGAGCAATGATGTTGCCTCGCCAGCCATTGAACTCAGGTGGGGCATACCATTCTACAACGAGAAGTACTGGAAAATGTTT GTAAACGACAATGGAGTGCTTTCTTTTGACAATCAATACACGAAATACGATGAGGCGCAGCCCGTATTCCCCATAGGACCAGATATGGAG GAAACGACGGACAGAGAGAGGATACTAATAGCTCCGTTTTGGGGAAATGTTGATATGACAACGCGTGGGTATGTTTACTTCCGACAAAGCACTGAACAAGAACTCCTGGACAGAGCTGCGGGGGAAATACACAC GGCATTCGTGGAATGGGATGATTTTCAGCCTAAAGTCCTCGTCATAGCGACCTGGGTGGAGGTCGGATTCTACGGCATTGCTGACGGATTTAATTTG agGAACTCGTTTCAATGTATCATCGCAAGTGATGAATTCGAGACGTTTGCTATCTTTATCTACGATCAAATAGACTGGACCTCAGGTACTGAGAGTAATGGAGGTCCAACAACAGGTATCGGTGGTACACCAGCACAG GTCGGTTTCAACGCTGGTGACGGTTCGAAGTCGTTCTCTCACCAATACTCCCGTGACAACACCTTCTTGAAAAACCTCGTCACCGAATCCAACATCGAGATCCCCGGATTGTGGGTCTATTACATAAGTTCAGTGAGCGTCGACATCGGCGGTTGCACAACGGCTG GTGAGGTGAAGACATTCCCACGCTTCGACTCTATGCTTGGCCACCAGTTCCTTTACATCCAAGGACCATGCTTCACCCTCGAAGACGACATCTGGCTCCAGTTTGGTCCTCAGGAAGACCCCATCGCTCTCACTAACTGTACCTGGATGAGTTCACAGCGAGCTTGGTGCGTCGTACCTACGTTCTTTCAAGTGGGCCGCATCGAGACGCGCGTGTCGAACAACGATGCTATTACGTTCCCGTACACCGGGGTGTTTGATATAG TTGACATTGGAGATGTCCCGGCTGGTATAAAGAGAATAAATCCTCATAGCGAATCCTGGATGCTGGCTGACCGTAAGGTAGCAATTGAATGGGACCCAAGCTTAATCAACTACACGCAGATCAATATTGATTTACTAA CGTATAGTGAAACGGATGGCGTACCGAGCTGGGAAGAAACTGAGGACATTGAACATGACGCCCCAAATACTGGACGTTATGAGTGGATCCCCGAACCTGTCGGGAGTATCACGCCAGAAAATGCTGTTGGTGTGATCAGAATTACCCGGCGATACAAAAG ATCCCTGTTCGCTATATGGAGTGATGTTCACTGGCTTGGTTATATGATGAATGATAAATATCAGCGGAATCCTGGAGCCTACTCTAATTTACAATGCGAGATATGGAATGAAAAGATGGACAACGAACCGGTTTGGAATTATGATCAG GATTTGAATCCATGTCCGTGCGACCTGAGCCAGGCGCTGGCGGACCGCGCCCGTTTCCGTCCGCTGGATTTCTGCGATATGTCGACAGCGGGTTTCGATGACGATGAAGATTATTGTTTCCTACGGGAGGGCATCAAGCATTgcgtcatcaacatcattaacAG cccCCAGAATGCTGATTCTGTCTGTTGCTATGACTACGAGGAAAATTTGGTTTATGCGGGCGACAGTTTTTCGGGCAGTTTCTCCCACCGCGTGACTGTGAACGGAGTGCCGCCCTACAATGCCCCCAAGGCTGTCCCGGTGCTTTCTACTTGGATAAACGATATCATTCCATACTACACATGTTGTGTCTGGGGTGATCTTTGTGAGTATTACCAGTATCACCGCCCCACCAGGGACTGCAGATGGTACGATGCCCCTAGAATGG CCGTTGTATTTGGAGACCCGCACTTTGTGACATTTGATGGCGTTGAGTACAGTTTCAATGGGAAAGGCGAGTGGACGCTCATGCGATCCACGACCGGGGCTCAGAACCGGTTTACACTGCAAGGAAGAACCGAACAGATGCTGGATTGGCAAG gaaataTTGTTCAGGCTACACGTGTCACCTCCGTAGCGATGAAAGAGGAAGACAGAGAGAACATTGAGATTCAACATAGTTCAAAGACCATTCTTCAGGTTGTCTACCAAGGACAGTACCTCAAGATTGACACACAGACCAGGCTTGCTTTAGATG GTTTCTACCTCTCGTTCCCGAAGATTTACGAAGGAGGTAACGTGACCCAGGTCATCGTCACGTTCCAAGATTCTGAGATCGGTATCGTCATCAACGGCACCGCCGAAGGGATGTTCATCCAGGTCGTCATCCCCGACGAATTCAAG GGTTACGTCGAGGGGCTGATGGGTAACTGGGATGAGGTACCAGACAATGACTTGACCTCCAATGGTGGGACATCGGTTGACCCGAACGCAACGGCGGAAGTCATCTACAACCAATTCGCAAAGTCAT GGGAGATCAACCCGGCAGAAAGTCTCTTCCTGTATGATCAAGGAAAGAACCACGATTTCTTCCAGGACAACGACTTCGTACCCGCCTTCAATCCTCCTGACGGAAACCTTCCCACGTACCTCGACACCCAGGTCATTGTCGACACGTGCGACGGAAATACGTACTGCATCTATGACATCCAGTCCACCGGTTTCCTTCAACTTGGCAAGGCTACGAAGAAGGCATACGATGACTACAAACAAGCGCAGAGGGCGCTGCGTGATG tggtgaCTTGCCAGTACATCAGGACACCGAAGAACGGTACCAAGACATTCCTGAGAGAGAGAAATCACAAGGTCGGGTCCGAGCTCGAGTTCCGGTGCGACGATGACTTCATACCTATCGGTCCCGAGTACCGTGTGTGCCAACCGAGCGGTGATTGGAGCGGAGGAGCACAGGAAGATGACATCGTCAATGAATGTCTAG AGAGTCTATTATGTGGAGGATTGGAGACACCCATACATGGTTCCATCTCGGCCGTAGATGCCGCTCCCGAGCGCATCGAGGTCTCGTACAGTTGTGACATCGGTTACGAACGCTACGGAAACCAGTACCGCCATTGCCGCCAAGAGTTTGAACACTGGAGCGGCTACAAACCCGGCTGCTACC AACAACTCAACCCGCTGGAGTTGGCTATGGCCATCGTTGGTGGAGTGGTAGGCGCAGTACTCATCGTTGCAGCCGCTATCTTCATCTTCGTTTGGGCAGCCAGGAAGGATAGGAAAGATGACAGActcaagagagaaaaagaaat